One Halarcobacter ebronensis genomic window carries:
- the phsA gene encoding thiosulfate reductase PhsA: MSSTYSRRDFLKTTSCTAIIAGSSCMAAKLGSLDNNIINGGVTKSVNTYCEMCSSRCQIECKVVDGKVSFIEGNKHSKGMSTSVCARGASGHSQLYDNQRLVKPMIRVGKRGEDKWMVVSYEKAYDFIAEKLKKITDEYGAKATLFSSKTGENFNHIATFANIFGSPNIFSHVSTCPITYDIAFEHTYGGKLKRDFSNAKYILNFGHNLFEGIAVSKTKKLAHAANSEKTKLVVLDPRFSVVASKADEWYPVKPGTDLAFVLSLIHVWLRDGKYDKEFVEKYTIGIEKLIESTKDTTPKWQEQITGIKAEVAERVANEIYKAAPNCIIDWGHKTTTGASEYQKTRAILVANVLMGNLEKAGGLFFGKKAKSVNKIANMDIAPVITNPDGHIKYIQEERIDHATQKGANVFVSRKMGVLMDIPDAILSQKPYPVKAWIMTRTNPLITVANSQKMKKAMEKLDLIVVNDVYMSETAMMADVVLPEATYLERDEGIADVSSMAPAYMMRNKVVDPINKTQTISEILRALAKRLDLDSNYKWQTVTNFRVQQAKGNSELLEKLAKDGYVSFGVPSLLYREKSYVDNFVKKYPSAASNLDSDGLFANMLKFKTPSGKIEIFSEEVEENFPGYGVPAKHDTDVAKGYPYIITSGKTALHTNGHTQNIPFLNMLMSDNPVWVNPLTAKKENIKNGDLIYLENNIGKEKATVFVTEAIRPDTLFVYMGFGRESEELKRANGKGTSQSKLLSLDKGPVCSTMITNIGVKITKA; encoded by the coding sequence ATGAGTAGTACTTATAGTAGGAGAGATTTTCTAAAAACTACTTCTTGCACTGCTATAATCGCAGGTTCATCATGTATGGCAGCCAAACTAGGTTCACTTGATAATAATATTATAAATGGTGGAGTTACAAAGAGTGTTAATACATATTGTGAAATGTGCAGTAGTAGATGTCAAATTGAATGTAAAGTCGTTGATGGCAAAGTTTCATTTATAGAAGGAAACAAACATTCTAAAGGAATGAGCACTTCTGTTTGTGCAAGGGGTGCATCTGGTCATTCACAACTTTATGATAATCAAAGATTGGTTAAACCAATGATTAGAGTAGGAAAGAGAGGAGAAGATAAATGGATGGTTGTTTCTTACGAAAAAGCTTATGATTTTATTGCTGAAAAGCTTAAAAAAATCACTGATGAGTATGGAGCAAAAGCAACTCTGTTCTCTTCAAAAACTGGAGAAAACTTTAATCATATAGCTACATTTGCAAATATTTTTGGTAGTCCAAATATATTTTCCCATGTTAGTACTTGTCCAATAACTTATGATATAGCTTTTGAACATACATATGGAGGAAAATTAAAAAGAGATTTCTCTAATGCAAAATATATTTTAAACTTTGGACACAATCTTTTTGAAGGGATTGCTGTTAGCAAAACAAAAAAACTTGCTCATGCTGCAAATAGTGAAAAAACAAAACTTGTTGTGCTTGATCCAAGATTTTCAGTTGTTGCTTCAAAAGCTGATGAGTGGTATCCAGTTAAACCAGGAACTGACTTGGCTTTTGTTTTATCATTAATTCATGTTTGGTTAAGAGATGGAAAATATGATAAAGAGTTTGTTGAAAAATATACTATTGGAATTGAAAAACTAATAGAGAGTACAAAAGATACAACTCCAAAATGGCAAGAGCAAATCACAGGTATTAAAGCCGAAGTTGCTGAAAGAGTAGCAAATGAGATATATAAAGCTGCACCAAATTGTATTATAGATTGGGGACATAAAACAACAACAGGAGCAAGTGAGTATCAAAAAACAAGAGCAATTTTAGTTGCAAATGTTCTAATGGGTAATCTTGAAAAAGCTGGAGGACTCTTTTTTGGTAAAAAAGCAAAATCGGTAAATAAAATTGCAAATATGGATATTGCTCCTGTTATTACAAATCCTGACGGGCATATAAAATATATTCAAGAGGAGAGAATTGACCATGCAACGCAAAAAGGTGCGAATGTTTTTGTTTCTAGAAAAATGGGCGTTTTAATGGATATTCCAGATGCAATTTTATCTCAAAAACCATATCCCGTAAAAGCTTGGATAATGACAAGAACAAACCCTTTAATTACAGTTGCCAACTCTCAAAAAATGAAAAAAGCAATGGAAAAACTAGATTTGATTGTTGTAAATGATGTTTATATGTCAGAAACAGCGATGATGGCAGATGTTGTACTTCCAGAAGCAACTTATTTAGAGAGAGATGAAGGTATTGCAGATGTTTCATCTATGGCACCAGCTTATATGATGAGAAATAAAGTTGTTGACCCAATTAATAAAACACAAACAATCTCTGAAATATTAAGAGCTCTTGCAAAAAGATTGGATTTGGATTCTAACTATAAATGGCAAACAGTTACAAATTTTAGAGTACAACAAGCAAAAGGGAATAGTGAACTTTTAGAAAAACTAGCAAAAGATGGTTATGTTAGTTTTGGAGTACCTTCATTATTATATAGAGAAAAATCATATGTGGATAATTTTGTAAAAAAATATCCAAGTGCTGCATCAAATCTTGATAGTGATGGACTATTTGCAAATATGCTTAAATTTAAAACACCAAGTGGAAAAATTGAAATCTTCTCAGAAGAGGTTGAAGAAAATTTCCCAGGTTATGGCGTTCCAGCAAAACATGATACAGATGTGGCAAAAGGTTATCCATATATTATAACATCAGGTAAAACTGCTCTTCATACAAATGGGCATACTCAAAATATACCATTTTTAAATATGTTAATGAGTGATAATCCTGTATGGGTAAATCCACTTACAGCAAAAAAAGAGAATATAAAAAATGGTGATTTAATCTATTTGGAAAATAATATTGGTAAAGAGAAAGCTACAGTGTTTGTAACAGAGGCTATTAGACCTGATACTCTATTTGTTTATATGGGATTTGGTAGAGAGTCTGAGGAATTAAAAAGAGCCAATGGTAAAGGAACAAGTCAATCTAAGCTACTCTCTTTAGATAAAGGACCAGTATGTTCTACAATGATTACAAATATTGGTGTAAAAATCACAAAAGCATAG
- a CDS encoding 4Fe-4S dicluster domain-containing protein has translation MKKKYRMIHDENLCIGCQACSVACRSENKVPDDLFRLQVRVKTEGVFPDLRMDMKRHSCVMCEDTPCVTVCPTGASFKTEDGLVQVDPKLCVSCKYCIVACPYEARFINPVTKNADKCTFCYSNRVSKGQDPACVTVCPTDALVFGDINDTTSEVYKKAKESTLVYPKAHLGTKPKLAFVPNKKGVSYE, from the coding sequence ATGAAAAAGAAATATAGAATGATACATGACGAAAATCTTTGTATAGGTTGTCAAGCGTGTAGTGTTGCTTGTAGAAGTGAAAACAAAGTTCCTGATGATCTATTTAGATTACAAGTTAGAGTAAAAACAGAAGGTGTTTTTCCAGATTTGAGAATGGATATGAAAAGACACTCTTGTGTAATGTGTGAAGATACACCTTGCGTAACTGTATGTCCAACAGGAGCATCATTTAAAACAGAAGATGGGCTTGTTCAAGTTGATCCAAAACTTTGCGTTTCATGTAAATATTGTATTGTTGCTTGTCCTTATGAAGCAAGATTTATAAATCCAGTAACAAAAAATGCAGATAAATGTACTTTTTGTTATTCAAATAGGGTTTCAAAAGGTCAAGATCCAGCATGTGTTACAGTATGTCCTACTGATGCTTTGGTTTTTGGGGATATTAATGATACTACATCAGAAGTTTATAAAAAAGCAAAAGAGTCAACTCTTGTATATCCTAAAGCACATTTAGGTACTAAGCCAAAATTAGCCTTTGT
- a CDS encoding coproporphyrinogen III oxidase family protein: MKNSIKNTFLYNIADSLVTKTFESSVNIIRTSKDDSKFNHINSKLSYLLYIHVPFCDNLCPFCTFHKYQHNIKESNNYFKNLREEIKILKSHNVKINSVYIGGGSPLINADELIKTIKLVKELFCVEDISCETDPNHIELNTIEKLKGLVKRLSIGIQSFDDTLLKSMGRYDKFGNSENIINRIKKIVGVVPQTSIDLIFNLPNQSEESLRNDINISKSLGVDQIVTYPLMNSKLNSKFLEQFIPNTNRENFYNIICEMLKDYNQNNMWSFSKDEYNLDDEYISKHNEYIGLGSGAFSYLQGNLFVNAFNLKEYEELLKSKKDTIIAKSTFSQKEQALYYLLSTLFSGSLSLENYKKMFGKELEVQLNKELALMKYFNLIHMEDETIFLTKKGSYVFIIMMSSFYSQMDRVRAMFRQKRVL; the protein is encoded by the coding sequence ATGAAAAATAGCATAAAAAACACCTTTTTATACAATATAGCAGATAGTTTGGTAACTAAAACATTTGAATCATCAGTAAATATTATAAGAACATCTAAAGATGATTCAAAATTTAATCATATAAATAGCAAACTATCTTATCTTTTATATATACATGTTCCATTTTGCGATAATCTTTGCCCATTTTGTACCTTTCATAAGTATCAACACAATATAAAAGAGTCAAATAACTATTTTAAAAATTTACGAGAAGAGATAAAAATACTTAAATCTCATAATGTAAAAATCAACTCAGTATATATAGGAGGAGGAAGTCCTCTTATAAATGCAGATGAATTAATAAAAACAATTAAATTAGTAAAAGAACTCTTTTGTGTTGAAGATATATCTTGTGAAACTGACCCAAATCATATAGAGTTAAATACAATAGAAAAACTAAAAGGTCTGGTAAAAAGATTATCTATTGGAATACAAAGTTTTGATGATACACTTTTAAAAAGTATGGGAAGATATGATAAATTTGGAAACTCAGAGAATATAATAAATAGAATAAAAAAAATAGTTGGAGTAGTTCCTCAAACAAGTATTGATTTAATCTTTAATCTGCCAAATCAAAGTGAAGAGAGTTTAAGAAACGATATTAATATATCAAAATCTTTGGGAGTTGATCAAATAGTAACCTATCCTTTGATGAATAGCAAACTAAACAGCAAATTTTTGGAACAGTTTATACCAAATACAAATAGAGAAAATTTTTACAATATAATCTGTGAAATGTTAAAAGATTATAATCAAAATAATATGTGGTCATTTTCAAAAGATGAGTATAATTTGGATGATGAATATATCTCAAAACATAATGAATATATTGGTTTGGGAAGTGGTGCTTTTTCATATTTACAAGGGAATCTTTTTGTAAATGCATTTAATCTAAAAGAGTATGAAGAACTACTAAAATCTAAAAAAGATACAATAATTGCAAAATCCACTTTTAGCCAAAAAGAACAAGCATTGTACTATCTTTTATCAACTCTGTTTTCAGGAAGTCTAAGCCTTGAAAATTATAAAAAAATGTTTGGAAAAGAGTTGGAAGTACAACTAAATAAAGAGCTTGCCTTAATGAAATATTTTAATTTAATCCATATGGAAGATGAGACAATTTTTCTTACAAAAAAAGGCTCTTATGTATTTATAATTATGATGTCTAGTTTTTATTCTCAAATGGATAGAGTAAGAGCGATGTTTAGGCAAAAAAGGGTTTTATAA